One window of Azospirillaceae bacterium genomic DNA carries:
- a CDS encoding RidA family protein yields the protein MRTAFLALAGAVFAAAPAWALTAVPAGAGEGGTPVPAVQYYRPDTTKVPYSQVVRVDNILYVSGQLGVNPDGKPLDGMAAQAKAALDHVAEALGRVGSGMDAVFKCTVMLTDMGQWAAFNQVYVGYFKPDRLPARSAMAVSGLPLGSSVEVECWAYAPTK from the coding sequence ATGCGCACCGCGTTCCTCGCGTTGGCCGGCGCCGTGTTCGCGGCCGCCCCGGCTTGGGCCTTGACCGCCGTTCCGGCAGGGGCGGGTGAGGGCGGCACGCCGGTGCCGGCGGTGCAGTACTACCGGCCCGACACCACCAAGGTGCCGTACTCGCAGGTCGTGCGGGTCGACAACATCCTCTACGTCTCCGGCCAGTTGGGCGTGAACCCGGACGGCAAGCCGCTGGACGGCATGGCGGCACAGGCCAAGGCCGCGCTGGACCATGTGGCGGAGGCCCTGGGCCGGGTGGGCAGTGGCATGGACGCGGTGTTCAAATGCACCGTCATGCTGACCGACATGGGCCAGTGGGCGGCGTTCAACCAGGTCTATGTCGGCTATTTCAAGCCCGACCGCCTGCCGGCCCGCAGCGCCATGGCCGTGAGCGGCCTGCCGCTGGGCTCCAGCGTCGAGGTCGAATGCTGGGCCTACGCGCCTACCAAGTAA
- a CDS encoding aminotransferase class V-fold PLP-dependent enzyme, with protein MTRRDVMLAAGSLSMAGAVSAAAQTAAAAAKAPSALPTKFPDKAAYFPTDLVYLDNGSQHPISLGGKAAIDTYLTKRLLDPAEAHYELPEDGVREKFARLVNADADDIAYVQSTTAGEQMVLRGLGLPQSGGHIVTDTLHFFGSLPLYEEMQRRGVEVTWIEPKDGRIRMEDMKQAIRRDTKLVALSLVSTINGFEHDLKAVCDLAHANGALVYADIIHAAGCVPVDLKGSGVDFAACASYKWLMGEFGLGFIYATKEARARLTRTEYGYYGMSAFKPHVYPLDPPGEAIADYAFADTAEGTFAHGTHAHTVIALLGHSLDYILGVGVPAIQAHAQDLIGRLKRELPKLGYTLMTPPETTTPLVTCVYENARDKLNPKLAAAKIKMTVSGNRFRVTPSVFNDHTDIDRLLAAIGHA; from the coding sequence ATGACGCGCAGGGACGTGATGTTGGCTGCCGGCAGCCTTTCCATGGCCGGTGCGGTGTCCGCCGCCGCGCAGACGGCCGCCGCCGCCGCCAAGGCGCCGTCCGCCCTGCCGACGAAGTTCCCGGACAAGGCCGCCTATTTCCCGACTGACCTGGTCTATCTGGACAACGGATCCCAGCATCCCATCAGCCTGGGTGGCAAGGCGGCGATCGACACCTACCTGACCAAGCGCCTGCTGGACCCGGCCGAGGCCCATTATGAGCTGCCCGAAGATGGCGTGCGCGAGAAGTTCGCCCGCCTGGTGAACGCCGACGCCGACGACATCGCCTATGTGCAGAGCACGACGGCGGGGGAGCAGATGGTGCTGCGCGGCCTGGGCCTGCCGCAATCCGGCGGCCACATCGTCACCGACACCCTGCATTTCTTCGGCTCCCTCCCGCTGTATGAGGAGATGCAGCGCCGGGGCGTGGAGGTCACCTGGATCGAGCCCAAGGACGGCCGCATCCGGATGGAGGACATGAAGCAGGCCATCCGCAGGGACACCAAGCTGGTGGCCCTGTCGCTGGTCTCCACCATCAACGGGTTCGAGCATGATCTGAAGGCGGTGTGCGACCTGGCGCACGCCAACGGCGCCCTGGTCTATGCCGATATCATCCACGCCGCCGGCTGCGTGCCGGTGGATCTGAAGGGCAGCGGCGTCGATTTCGCCGCCTGCGCCAGCTACAAATGGCTGATGGGCGAATTCGGCCTGGGTTTCATCTACGCCACCAAGGAAGCCCGCGCCCGCCTGACCCGCACCGAATACGGCTATTACGGGATGAGCGCGTTCAAGCCGCACGTCTACCCGCTGGATCCGCCGGGTGAGGCGATCGCCGACTACGCCTTCGCCGACACGGCGGAGGGCACCTTCGCCCACGGCACCCACGCCCACACGGTCATCGCGCTGCTGGGCCACTCACTGGACTACATCCTGGGTGTCGGCGTGCCGGCCATCCAGGCGCATGCCCAGGATCTGATTGGCCGGTTGAAGCGCGAACTGCCCAAGCTGGGCTACACCCTGATGACGCCGCCGGAGACGACCACGCCCCTGGTGACCTGCGTGTACGAGAACGCGCGGGACAAGCTGAACCCGAAGCTGGCGGCGGCCAAGATCAAGATGACGGTAAGCGGCAACCGCTTCCGCGTCACCCCATCGGTGTTCAACGATCACACCGATATCGACCGTCTGCTGGCCGCCATCGGCCACGCCTGA